One genomic window of Clostridioides sp. ES-S-0054-01 includes the following:
- a CDS encoding FtsX-like permease family protein, which translates to MKNIINLSLLSIKRDKSKIKIYIIILTIFIALINILLNTSIILTDSINNIYINVDYEMITTVKYIVNSLITFIIVLTFILINILLKQSINDKFFDIAIYKSVGYKDKYIFQLLFYELFIITTISYLFSIIPSFIGINAINLIFSKFNIHNSFINIIYVYLTPLIIIYFIIYISSFNAFRKAKKIQISTLFREK; encoded by the coding sequence ATGAAAAATATAATAAATTTATCATTATTAAGTATTAAAAGAGATAAATCAAAAATAAAGATATACATTATTATACTAACTATTTTTATAGCTTTAATTAATATTTTGCTCAATACATCTATAATTTTAACTGATAGTATTAACAACATTTATATAAATGTTGATTATGAAATGATAACTACTGTAAAATATATAGTTAATTCACTTATTACATTCATAATTGTACTTACATTTATACTAATAAATATTTTATTAAAACAATCTATAAATGATAAATTTTTTGATATAGCAATTTATAAAAGTGTTGGATATAAAGATAAATATATATTTCAATTACTTTTTTATGAATTGTTCATAATAACTACAATTAGTTATTTATTTTCAATTATTCCATCATTTATAGGTATAAATGCTATTAATTTAATATTCTCAAAATTTAATATTCATAATAGTTTTATTAATATAATATATGTATATCTAACACCATTAATAATTATATATTTTATAATATATATTTCTTCATTTAATGCCTTTAGAAAAGCAAAGAAAATACAGATTAGTACACTTTTTAGAGAAAAATAA
- a CDS encoding ABC transporter permease produces MILKNYINISIKNIVRNKKNTFKIFFITFFSFILFILTTSLSGSLNNFIKNSILNTIEHRTIMINFSVDQNINIENKINNLLENDSSIVEFYEYKPPIAGDIKNSKELFNNDNNNIISLTSGFEQKMPDIIKGNIFNNNDQNVGIIPKNFDPTGTNQVEFKKESINYLDGEEFLGKTITIEFKNSIDELSGFEYSFKVIGVYDSINNNDFPSDVYIPYDDLKMINEKYNNMIDEHYIDNSDNFKTLIALVDNHKSVKNVVDKLRGEGIDAFPKSTVGLLDELYKTIIYIGTIISITIFIISIINISLNNVNDLKKRQSELGMLKAFGYKNRQLKKIIIYESTIINIFSLFIGLVICKLIFLLLNTIVKNYLSIYMSDLKFEINLISIIIGIFIMIFSVILSNLKSISYITNLNPIRAIRSKY; encoded by the coding sequence ATGATATTAAAAAACTATATAAATATCTCGATAAAAAATATAGTACGTAATAAAAAAAATACGTTTAAGATTTTCTTTATTACTTTTTTTTCATTTATATTATTTATTTTAACTACATCACTATCAGGTTCTTTAAACAATTTCATAAAAAATTCTATATTAAATACTATTGAACATAGAACAATAATGATAAATTTTAGTGTTGATCAAAATATAAATATTGAAAATAAAATAAATAATCTATTAGAAAATGATAGTTCAATAGTTGAATTTTATGAATATAAACCGCCAATTGCAGGAGATATAAAAAACTCTAAAGAACTTTTTAATAATGATAATAATAATATTATATCTTTAACATCTGGATTTGAACAAAAAATGCCAGATATAATTAAAGGAAATATTTTTAATAATAATGACCAAAATGTTGGTATAATACCTAAAAATTTCGATCCAACTGGTACTAATCAAGTTGAATTTAAAAAAGAAAGTATAAATTATTTAGACGGAGAAGAATTTTTAGGAAAAACTATAACTATAGAATTTAAAAACTCAATAGATGAATTATCAGGTTTTGAGTATAGTTTCAAAGTAATAGGAGTTTATGACTCAATAAATAATAACGATTTTCCAAGTGATGTGTATATACCTTATGATGACTTAAAAATGATTAATGAAAAATACAACAATATGATTGATGAACATTATATAGATAATTCTGATAACTTTAAAACACTAATAGCTCTAGTAGATAATCATAAGTCTGTTAAAAATGTAGTAGATAAATTAAGAGGAGAAGGAATAGATGCATTTCCAAAATCAACTGTAGGTTTATTAGATGAGTTATATAAAACAATTATTTATATAGGTACTATTATTTCTATTACTATATTTATAATATCTATAATTAATATATCTCTAAATAATGTAAATGATTTAAAGAAGAGACAAAGTGAATTAGGGATGTTAAAAGCTTTTGGATATAAAAATAGACAATTAAAAAAGATAATTATTTATGAATCTACAATTATAAATATATTTAGTTTATTTATAGGATTAGTTATTTGTAAGCTTATATTCTTGTTATTAAATACTATAGTAAAAAATTATCTAAGTATATATATGAGTGATCTTAAATTTGAAATTAATCTTATTTCTATTATAATTGGAATTTTTATAATGATTTTTAGTGTTATATTATCAAACTTAAAAAGTATTTCATATATAACAAATTTAAATCCAATACGTGCTATAAGAAGCAAATATTAA